In Camelus dromedarius isolate mCamDro1 chromosome 3, mCamDro1.pat, whole genome shotgun sequence, one DNA window encodes the following:
- the CENPH gene encoding centromere protein H — MEKQSEEQAAAEPADSGGEGGPPQVAGAQAARPEDRMTLLLRLRAQTKQQLLEYNSMVDANEERTPEQIIQEKQIEAKIEELEKEIEEVKIAFEMKKLALDRMQLSTALKKNLEKMDIKTSVLMDNMTQILNLNKLIMKLQQETWDLEEKLLDVRKKRLQLKQASESKLLEIQTEKNKQKGDLDSMENSDKIKNIQQNLQKEIQITTVIQHVFQNLILGSKVNWAEDSALKEMVLQLEKNLTMIQ; from the exons ATGGAGAAGCAATCCGAAGAGCAAGCCGCCGCCGAGCCCGCGGACTCCGGAGGGGAAGGCGGGCCGCCGCAGGTCGCCGGCGCCCAGGCGGCGCGTCCCGAGGACCGCATGACCCTGCTGCTCAG ACTAAGAGCACAGACAAAACAACAGCTCTTAGAATATAATTCAATGGTTGATGCAa ATGAAGAAAGAACTCCAGAACAAATCATACAAGAAAAGCAAATTGAAGC TAAAATTGAAGAACtggaaaaggaaattgaagaggtgaaaattgcttttgaaatgaaaaagctTGCATTAGACAG GATGCAACTTTCAactgcacttaaaaaaaacctggagaaaatggaCATCAAGACTAG TGTACTCATGGATAACATGACACAGatattaaatctcaataaattaaTAATGAAATTACAGCAG GAAACTTGGGATTTGGAGGAAAAATTGCTTGATGTTAGAAAGAAGAGATTGC AGTTAAAACAAGCTTCAGAAAGTAAGCTTTTAGAAATACAGACtgaaaagaacaaacagaaaggTGATTTGGACAGTATGGAAAATTCAGACAAGATAAAGAACATACAACAAAACCTGCAGAAGGAGATACAGATTACTACGGTTATTCAGCATGTGTTCCAG aaccTCATTTTGGGGAGTAAAGTCAACTGGGCAGAGGATTCTGCCCTTAAGGAAATGGTTCTGCAGCTTGAGAAGAATCTCACCATGATCCAGTAA
- the KGD4 gene encoding alpha-ketoglutarate dehydrogenase component 4, with translation MMGSKMASASRVVQVVKPHTPLIRFPDRRDNPKPNVSEVLRSAGLPSHSALSQHSKGSKSPDWLMNQGPPDTAEMIKTLPQKYRRKLVSQEEMEFIQRGGPE, from the exons ATGATGGGCAGCAAGATGGCGTCTGCTAGCAGGGTCGTTCAG gtAGTCAAGCCACATACTCCATTGATAAGGTTCCCTGACAGAAGGGACAATCCTAAACCCAATG tatcAGAAGTTTTAAGATCGGCAGGACTACCATCTCACTCTGCACTTTCACagcattctaagggaagtaaatCACCAGACTGGCTGATGAATCAGGGCCCACCAGACACTGCAGAGATGATAAAAACATTACCTCAGAAGTACAGAAGGAAACTTGTGTCTcaagaagaaatggaatttaTCCAA cgtGGAGGTCCAGAATAA